A window of Ipomoea triloba cultivar NCNSP0323 chromosome 2, ASM357664v1 contains these coding sequences:
- the LOC116005059 gene encoding serine-threonine kinase receptor-associated protein-like: protein MDKKKVAAPLVCHGHSRPVVDLFYSPLTPDGFFLISASKDSTPMLRNGETGDWIGTFQGHKGAVWSCCLDKHALRAASASADFSAKLWDALTGDELHSFSHKHIVRACAFSDDTHHFLTGGFEKILRIFDLNRPDAPPRQIDGGPGSVRTVAWLHNDQTILSSCSDTSGVRLWDLRSCEVVRTLDTKSSVTSAEVSRDGHYITTADGSSVKFWDANQFRLVKSYDMPCNVESASLEPRFGNKFIAGGEDMWVRLFDFHTGEQIGCNKGHHGPVHCVRFSPGGESYASGSEDGTIRIWQTGPNEAADASAGPPKPKVVKDVNDGIEKLNIAKGAKIDDDKENEEEEK from the exons ATGGATAAGAAGAAGGTTGCTGCTCCGCTTGTTTGCCACGGGCATTCTAGGCCGGTTGTCGATTTGTTCTACAGCCCATTAACTCCTGATGGGTTTTTCCTAATCAGTGCCAGCAAGG ATTCCACACCAATGTTGAGAAATGGAGAGACTGGAGATTGGATTGGAACTTTTCAGGGGCATAAAGGTGCTGTATGGAGTTGTTGTCTAGATAAACACGCACTTCGTGCAGCATCTGCATCTGCTGATTTCAGTGC GAAATTATGGGATGCATTAACTGGGGATGAACTGCATTCATTTAGTCACAAGCACATAGTCCGTGCTTGTGCCTTTTCAGAT GATACACATCATTTTCTCACTGGTGGTTTCGAAAAAATTCTTCGGATATTCGATCTAAATCGACCAGATGCACCACCAAGGCAAATTGACGGTGGTCCTGGTTCAGTTAGGACAGTTGCTTGGCTCCATAATGACCAAACCATATTAAGTTCCTGCAGTGATACGAGTGGAGTGAG ATTATGGGATTTAAGAAGCTGTGAAGTTGTCCGAACCCTTGATACCAAGTCTTCTGTAACGAGTGCTGAAGTGAGTCGAGATGGCCACTACATAACTACTGCTGATGGTTCCTCTGTTAAGTTTTGGGATGCAAATCA ATTTAGATTGGTAAAGAGCTATGACATGCCCTGCAATGTTGAATCTGCTTCATTAGAACCAAGGTTCGGAAACAAGTTCATTGCTGGAGGGGAAGACATGTGGGTTCGTCTCTTTGACTTTCACACTGGAGAACAAATTG GATGCAACAAGGGACACCATGGTCCTGTGCATTGTGTGCGTTTCTCTCCAGGAGGAGAATCTTATGCCTCAGGTTCTGAAGACGGGACAATTAGAATATGGCAGACTGGGCCAAACGAGGCTGCCGATGCGTCAGCTGGACCACCTAAGCCTAAGGTGGTGAAAGATGTCAATGATGGGATTGAGAAGTTAAATATTGCCAAAGGAGCAAAGATTGATGACGATAAAGagaacgaagaagaagaaaaatga